The genomic interval TTGACATTTAGAAAAAGAACCGCCCCTGCGTGGTTTATTTTATTCTGCCATGGTTGTTACTTATGTATTTGCCCAAGACGTAATAtgacgatttaaaaaaatcaagcgtcgaaaaatgtttaaaaagaaATCGCTGTCAGTTTCAAGTCTGCAGGGCTTTTCGTCTGGGCTCCTATAAAGAGACAAACCCACAACACATATAAAACGTTATATTATAGGATCTGATCGATGACCTCACCTTATGAATGACCTTAAACCACTTCGATTCGATGGTCCGAAATGCTTCCATACAATGTAAAACCGACCAACGCTGTTTTGCGATTCCCTTCGGTTATGTTAGCGTCTAACTTATATCTTCCAGCTGGTACTATTTGCGGAAATGCAAAGGCTTGGGCAGAAATGTTATCCGCTTTTCCATATACAAGTCCCGTATACGGACACGAATGATTAAAATTGGAATATTTGTTGAATATCGGTCTCaaaaaatccagaaaaaaGGAGTATTTGCCTCCAGCTACCCATGCACATAGATCGTCCCAATATTCCGTTGCGATTTTTTGGTAAGTAAAGTATTTGTAGTAAATTACTACATGGATCCAAGCTTCACTTATTGGTTTCCGGAAATCCATCGCTAAATGTCCTTTGAGATTATTTCGATCTATGTATTTGACTGGGCACGAGACATTCGAAACTTTGGACGAATATATTCGACAATTGATCCGTtcgaaaaagcaaaaatttttctaattttaaattacgagaattgaaataagaATAATTGTTTGTGTCTTGAGGCCGGAAAATGCGTCATTACCGTGTAAATATAAACCAGTTTTTCGCGTTTTCTGACCATAAGACAGCAAAGCACAGTACTGTATCGCTGggagattttttgtttcgacgtGTGCGATACATTCCTCTCATTTAGCTCGAAATACAACCTTCCCACACgcctcaataaaaaaattcccagCGAGACAGTAATGAAATTATAGACGATCTTGATGCAAAATTTACCCCGTACCGGAACGCTGTCCTTTCAATTGTTGGtacaaaatacgaaaatgtCAATGCAAACAGTAAAATCAAAGACGAGAAACGAAtcaaaattctcatttttgtACAAACAAGTTGAATTTCTTGATTTCTTAATATTGTGATGATCGTGATAGTCAGTTACAGGTTTGCAAGTAAAATGATTTGCAGACTTTAGACAACAATACAGTCAAATGGggttgaaaacaaaaacggaaaaaaacttagaaaaaaagtgtgacgcaagtacTTGCGTATAAATTTTGTTGCTGTAAAGTTTATTGTTGTGTCTAGGTGATGTCAAAGccaatctaaaaaaaactcgaatcAATTTTCGACCATCAGATTCGATGTGGTTGATGGCACAAAACCCAAAGAGCGTCCAAAAATGGCTGTTAAGTAAGCAAATAAGATTTGTTTGGGGAATGATGGtcgaaaatttttaagttcGCAATATACTTTTTCACTCATATTGGGAACTGGTGTCACGCAAGGTACACTTACGATTACGACAAAGTACATACAAATGGTTCCGACAGATATTATCTCTTAATTACGCTATTTCACATAATGCATCAAAACACAATCATTTTTGaatcagcaatttttttttcaattttggataATATCTTGGTTGCAGGGAATGCTAACCACCTGCATAACTAATGATGCCATTTGAAAGCTCCTTAACACTACTTTGATTTCAGCGACTCTGGTTGGCCTTTATATTGTATACACACCAATTTAATATCGTTTGCGTAAAGTTGCAGCTAAAGGTGAGGTGATTTCGATTCCATCCATTCTATACAAACTTAATAGGTGGAATAACATTAGTGACAAGAATAGTtattttgtgctcttgtctatttcaattctcagttggcacaaagcatgatgtgttacacgtattgtaatgagattttttcagcacacgacccaattttccttactcggtTATATTATTAACTATTactcaaaaaacccttaaagtgtaaatgtgacgcaagtcctctatcttacttacaaaataactgatatcgttgagggtgacgcattgtgcgccgtacgcaaaaattttatcaacaaaaagttGGCCCCAAAACtttgtgaatgaaaattttccgaaagatgattcggttttcttacgtttcaattctttcagtacattttttaaccattttcctaacaatagtttcctcaacatctgccactggtgacgcaaatttctcttcggaaaattttcattcacaaattttttgggacaattttttgttggtaaaacttttgcgtacggcgcaaaatgcgtcaccctcaacgatatcagttattttgtaggtaagataaaggacttgcgtcacatttgccctttaagggttttttgactgatatcaccacttttgtaagtatgtcatttcgacaacatcaaaaaaccttacggaaattaaaaaattctagagaaatcagttTGAATCCCAAGATCTAGAAACCAATGtaggaacacctcacttatatggAAAAAACCCCAAATCCATCTGTCATGAttatctgtcatcccaaaatttagtaaACAACTTTGGAAcaaaaaataacccaaaaccatcaaaaaaccgatggaagttaggtagtgccagggaatcatctgtcatcccaaaatttagcaaccagccttggaacacctcactaatGTCCAAAATAGCCCAAATCCGGCAAAAAATCCCATGGAAGTGAGGAAGTGTCAGAGGAATCATATGTCATcttaaaatttaggaaccaaccttggaacacctcactcatgtcgaaaataaccaaaatccatcaaataaaccgatggaagttaagtagtgccagaggaatcatctgtcataccaaaatttaggaaccaacctcggaacacctcacttatatcgaaaacaacCCAGATCTATCGAAAAAactgatggaagttaggaagtgccagaggaatcatctctcatcccaaaatttaggaacatctcgaaaataacccaaatccattgaaaaatccgatggaagttgggaagtgccagaggaatcatatgtcatcctaaaatttaggaaccaaccttggaacacctcactcactcatgtcgaaagtaacccaaatccatcaaaaaatccgatggaagttaggaagtgccaacttttgaaaattccattcttatttttgggccattattatcctacaaccaaaatttccggaaaatctatagaaacgtttcggagttttccataggaactaagtaaataactaagtaactaactcacgtaggcgatttcagttatctgaaaaaacgaaattttgcttattttcatacaaacatcaatatttcgaagttcaatatctcgcccaattttgaagctgcagtaacgtgtgatagctcgttgaactcgtatggattgcAGATGTCTtagtttgggggtcgttggagttaagggggagaagtcaaaaagttgctgtaaatatgctccccGCTGTccccaatatttttttttaaacatttttgttagtggacttgcgttagtaagcgggcgtgataacgtatctgttgtggacggtatattttaggcaatttcgcagATTGTAGTCCGAACGAAGTGAGTTCGTTTCTTAGTACCGATGTCGCTTCCACATGGGAAGTAGAACATTTATGACTGGGATTGGAAGGCTTGAATCGAGAACTCTCAGGGAGTCGGAAAATATGGCCTTTGAAGAAATACTTAAAGTCGATGAAACCTCGGTAAATTTTGACAagaacataaataaaaaaagttgaccTTAATTGGTTGCATATTATATATTTACCAAAAAGTaatatcacgcgtcaaaaATATTCCCACGTTTAAAAAATCAAGCGTCCCATATAATCACTCCTATAAATAgacaaacaaaccaacaaacaaacattaaactttatatttGTAAGATACGATGACATCACCTGACGAATGTTTTAAATGACGCACCCTACACATActtttttattcagaaaattgtATCCTTTCCTTAAACCACTTCGATTCGATGATCCGAAATGCTTCCATATAATGTAAAACCGACCAACGCAGTTTTGCGATCACCTTCGGTTATGTTACCGTCTAACTTATACCTTCCAGCTGGTACTATTTGAGGAAATACAAATGCTTGGGCAGAAATGTTATCCGCTTTTCCAAAAACAAGTCCCATATACGGACACGAATGATTAAAAttggaatattttaaaattatcgGTTTCATGTAATCCAGAAAAAAGGAATATTTTCCTCCAGCTGCCCATGCACATAGATCGTCCCAGTATTCCGTTCCGATTTTTTGGTAAGTGAAATATTTGTAGTAAATTGCGACATGGATCCAAGCTGCACTAATTGGTTTCCGGAAATCCATCGCTAAATGTCCTTTGAGATTATTTCGATCTATGTATTTGACGGGGCACGAGACATTCGAAACTTTATTGGACGAATATATTCGACAATGGAACCGTtcgaaaaaactaaaatttttctgatttcAAATTAAGAGAATTAGaataatggaaaaatgttggaCGTTCTTGCGGTAAAATTTACCCCATACCGGAACGCTGTCCTTTCAATTGTTGgttgaaaataagaaaatgtgAATGCAAGCAGTAAAATCAAAGACGAGAAACGAAtcaaaattctcatttttgttcaaacaaGTTGAATTTCTTGTTTACTGATTTTTTTGATGGTCAGTTACAGGTTTGCAAGTAAAATGATTTGCAGACTTTAGACAACAATAGTCAAATGGGGTTGAAAACAATAACGGAAAAAACTTGGAGAaagaagtgtgacgcaagtacTTGCATGACATGTTCGGTACTCTGTCCTAATAATTCGTATGCATACTAACACAATAaaaacgtggtacgttgagagcgagaggaccgaagaccagttcattataacttgccttggggtacttgtcaaagtatttacttccaaggtaaatatagtgaggaggtaataccattcagacgcgcggtctagcacataagttcgatgccagtgacatcttttttttaaatggttaactacgattttcttgtatttcacaaaaatattttcactatctcacaacagatggcccgactttctattccattttttgctttcaacgaaggaATTAGATGGCGTTTggatcgaactttcgtgccaccgcacatctgattcggttatatatggcattacctcctcactatatttaccttgtttacttctctttcaacgtggtacgttgagagcgagaggaccgaagaccagtttattataacttgccttggggtacttgtcaaaatactcgttctctttcatcataacactctatactGTGTTTTTACTAGTCTCCaactattttctattttaatgtTTGGACCACTAAAGTGCTTTGTCAAAgccaatgtaaaaaaaaaccacttcAAATTTTCTACCATCAGATTAGATGTGGAGGACGGCGCAATACCCAAAGAGCGTCCAATATAGCTGTTAGGTAAGtaaataagattttttgtAGGAAAATGTGGTCAAAAATCGTCAAGTTAGCAATTGGAAACTGGCGTCACGCAAGGTACACTTACGTTTACGACGACAAAGTACAGACAAATGATTCGAGAGATATTATCTCTTAATTACGCTATTTCACAACGAATTAAAACACAATCATGTTTGAattagcaattttttttctttaattttagaTAATGTTTTGGTTGCATTGTGATGCTAACCACCTGCAACTAATGATGCCATGAAAACTCTTTAACACTGTTTTACTTTAGCGAGATACACAGACTTTTCAACTAAAATTATTTCCGCTGAACCCCGTAAAATTTTTAAGCTACCATCGAGTTTATGTGATTGTCTGGTCTTTCTATTGCAACTAATATAGTCAACACCAAATGAgaattttgctgttttttttacCGTTTTTCACCAACTGTGTACCAgccggtgaaatgaaattttgacacaaaatgtatgggctatctgtcaaaattttcagctaGTGACTATAGTGGCTATATACTTGACAATAGCTTATTGGAGGctataaattattcaaatgaaaatttgcgaGTGGCGACGACAGTTTACCATGTCTCTGGATGGATGGATGTCTCTGACATGTCTTTGTCtcttgaaatgtcaaaatctCGTCCGCGAGAAACGATTTATCTTCACACTGTCATCTTCACTGGATGGAtgcacattcaaaataaaaataaaaagtgaggAGATGAAACTGAACGCACCAAACGAGACGTCACATTAAAAACAGTTTATCTATCGAATTCAGAGTTCtgtttagaatttttaaatcttattttgacataatGGTAACTCCCGAAAGTTTTGTTGTGCAGGGTGAGGCTGCTGAATCAGATGATGATGAGGTGGAGTGAATATAAATAACGAGATTTCGACTAGGGCTagaattttgaacatttaCCACTTCAACTTTCAGAGCAACACAAACTACAAAGTGACAATCGTAGATGGTGAAGCTCCCGAATCGGATGAAGGTACGTGAGCTTATAGTCTTGGACTTCCGGTGACAACAATTGCTTTATGTTTACTTGTAGAAATCGCATCCTTTTCCAATCTGCCATCTGTGAATCACATGGGCGCGCGATTTAAACCGAACCACTCACCACTCTCATCGCCTATTCGTATCCGAAGCGTTGAAGAATCTCTTTTACACAAGAAACTATGTAATGACAGGCCGCCGAGCCACTGAATTAATGGAGAAATTGATTTACTTTCCTTTAAAAATTTAGGCGAACGAAATCTCTCACTCTGGAACAGCTTGAATGCGCTTATTCAGTCAACAGTTTCGGGTACATCCAAGAAATTGATTGCCACGGACCAGTTACTGGTTCAATCACAGGTTACATTGCAGACCGCTTCCAGGACAATTAAGAAGGTCAATGAAACTACAGCCGAAGTTGCTGATAAATTCAAGTCAATTGTCGACGGCAATTTTATACCGCCAATAACTTTGAGTTGATGTGATGCGTAGCGTCTGGATTTATATTTACCCACACAATGTGATAATCAAAATGGAAATACAAAACGGAAATGATATTTTTgctcgaaaattgaattggatTTTGATGTTAGGTGTCGGCATCGGCGATTTGACCGTAGGGTAAGATTCATAGTCAATCATGATCTTTTAAGTAAGGGTGATAGACTGTGAATTATCCTAGGATCAGTGGTCCTAAGAAAATGAGTGTGGTAAGAATAAAGTAGCTGAGGCACTAGGCTAagagatttttcaaatttttggagAAATTCTTCAATTAAGGGTTTCAACGTTCAAAAATCTTTCTGAAAGCCGACACTTTATTTTAGGTGAGTTCAGGAGTTTGCAAACAATTTACCTTTTGATTTTACTGCAAAACCAGCGAAAGTATTTCTACGGAACTAAGTAGGTTAAGTATACGACTCGCTCGCTTTACAAACGTAAATTTTATTCTTATGCATAATTAGCGACAGCTGATTTTCTTTCAGCTGGTGTCTACGTCATTGTCAGTAAGATTCtgcaatttaaattgattgtCCGTGACACAgtgacacacacacactaaCAGACGCACTACTAATTCTGCataagaataaaatttaacgtttGTATGTCCCACGTAAGTTTGAGAGTTTGAGCTAAGCGCCCCAGCCCTGAGAATCTAACAGAGAGCATTTGAAAATGATGTTACTGAAGGGAAGACGATTGATAAATGATGAAATCGTTCCCTACAAGATCATTCACCACCACATGAACACGACCTTGACCCAGTTGGTTACGTATCACGATCGTGGCAGACTGGCCAGAAGGAATCTTGGGATGAACAGACCGATTTTCTACGCAACGACATATTCATGTAATGCCGAAATAGAATGCAAGATCATCACGACAAGTACTTTTCCGGTTgtgacatttttgatgattcaTTTAGGTCGTTCAAGAATTCGATCATTAGCATCGGTCATTGGATCAGTAGTGACTGGAATGGAAAATGGATATgagatttgaattttctttaatgaGTTCTGTTTAAGGCTCGTAAATAATTGATATGTTATTGGGTCGAAAGGCTTGTTAAAATAAGGTGCGGGAAAGCAGGAAGAGgaggaaaatatgcagttttgcTTTATTTCTCTGCAAAAGCTACTGTTGTacaaacaacgtttttccgCTAGAGTTTTCCgcaaaacagattttttattgTCGGAGAAAGCGTCCTCTCCCGAactaaaactctgataaaaaatataattaaatattacaattaaGTTTCAAAACAGTGGTAAACAGCGTAAAACTCATAATTTCTTTATATGTTGGGTCTCAAACTAGTCGACGTATTTGCCTGTTTCTCGCTGTTTCCTCATTGACAGGTATTGTGGTTGTCGAGacgaaataaataatgtaatttttgCATAACAGAAGCTATTGGCGAGAAAGCAAgcaaaactgcatattttcctacttttcccgCTGCTCCCAGTCGCTTTAACCGAGTCTGTGGTCGATCACTCACAAGTTTCAATGTTTAGCGGACATGCAACGACATCTgcatttttcagtgctgtcagtAAATTCGAACGATTTGTAACTCGACAAAACTGCATTCTATATGCAGTCAAAGATGTGTTCTATCACCTAATTAGGGGCGCAGAGCTCACAATTGACTTtatacaattaatttttgtcgaGTTATCGATGGTTAAAATTTa from Bradysia coprophila strain Holo2 unplaced genomic scaffold, BU_Bcop_v1 contig_732, whole genome shotgun sequence carries:
- the LOC119084286 gene encoding biogenesis of lysosome-related organelles complex 1 subunit 3, encoding MVTPESFVVQGEAAESDDDESNTNYKVTIVDGEAPESDEEIASFSNLPSVNHMGARFKPNHSPLSSPIRIRSVEESLLHKKLCERNLSLWNSLNALIQSTVSGTSKKLIATDQLLVQSQVTLQTASRTIKKVNETTAEVADKFKSIVDGNFIPPITLS